In one window of Poriferisphaera corsica DNA:
- a CDS encoding MerR family transcriptional regulator, translating to MFSIGEFSKVSGLSVKALRFYHEKGVLVPARVEGVTGYRFYDWENVEQARVVVMLRGLEFSIEEIKGILKECEGEGDLLERLEKRKSAVKAKIKSQRDVLAALDQVINFEKASLKMKAEGLHEIEERVVDGMLVGGVRMKGRYEEMGKVFGKLGRGLNRHIGGNAMCLYYDGVYKEEGADFEPIFPVKKAVKVEGIDVRELYGGRAICLKHVGPYDKIGDVYGYLFEYAKEKGYEVVLPTREVYLKGPGMIFKGNPEKYVTEVQMLIA from the coding sequence ATGTTCAGTATTGGTGAATTCTCAAAGGTTAGTGGATTATCGGTGAAGGCGCTTCGTTTTTATCACGAGAAGGGTGTGCTTGTGCCTGCACGTGTGGAAGGGGTGACGGGGTACCGGTTTTATGATTGGGAGAATGTTGAGCAGGCTAGAGTGGTCGTTATGCTGCGCGGTTTGGAGTTTTCGATTGAGGAGATCAAGGGGATTTTAAAGGAGTGTGAAGGAGAGGGGGATCTATTAGAGCGACTGGAGAAGAGAAAGTCGGCGGTGAAGGCGAAGATAAAATCGCAGCGTGATGTGTTGGCTGCATTGGATCAGGTGATCAATTTTGAGAAAGCGAGTTTGAAGATGAAAGCTGAAGGTCTGCATGAGATTGAAGAGCGTGTGGTGGATGGGATGTTGGTGGGAGGCGTGCGGATGAAGGGGCGGTATGAGGAGATGGGGAAAGTATTTGGGAAGTTGGGGCGCGGATTGAATCGGCATATTGGTGGGAATGCGATGTGTTTGTATTACGATGGTGTTTATAAGGAGGAGGGAGCGGATTTTGAGCCGATATTCCCTGTGAAGAAGGCGGTGAAGGTTGAGGGGATTGATGTACGTGAGTTATACGGGGGGCGAGCGATTTGTTTGAAGCATGTTGGGCCTTACGACAAGATTGGGGATGTGTATGGCTATCTGTTTGAGTATGCAAAAGAGAAGGGGTATGAGGTGGTATTGCCGACGCGTGAAGTTTATTTGAAAGGGCCGGGCATGATTTTTAAGGGGAATCCGGAGAAGTATGTTACAGAAGTTCAGATGTTGATTGCGTGA
- a CDS encoding segregation and condensation protein A encodes MIEQAPDNPPTPKQAPQPTSSPAPNQADPSPASPQAYKVRLDAYSGPLDLLLYLVRRNEIDLYDIPVSELTEQYLDHIKVIQTFDVDRAGEFLVMAATLLEIKSQLLVPRIDEAIRERSGEEELTEEEQNRLDESDPRYELVQQLLAYKRFKDASIELEHREYEWQNRFQSAPKKAMEDPDAQPEEPEIDLADINVLDLCRAFGRLLDSIGRKNFHEVTYDDTPISVHADDIYDLLASDGPMSLQQIFTGRTNRSEMIGLFLATLELARNNRVTIRQNAAKDDIELVPIPVEDQNKSLEDIDASEKWKNPETGELEYGWPDLLGFQHHMRREKMRRTAEAKQKAEETGEKFNAAAWKRDLRQWEREQYLRYGFPPPVYKESKRANPFAAKNAQTTGHNPAADPNGDATQDDESPEDDHETEGGWLSEDEEEFLPEDQDAQLDEIERKLQAHRQRNDEQDAADKSKQQLDNNEEQQ; translated from the coding sequence ATGATCGAGCAAGCCCCCGACAATCCACCCACCCCCAAACAAGCCCCTCAGCCCACCTCATCACCCGCGCCTAATCAGGCCGATCCCTCTCCCGCCTCACCTCAAGCCTACAAAGTCCGCCTCGACGCCTATTCAGGCCCGCTCGACCTACTCCTCTATCTCGTCCGCCGCAACGAAATCGACCTCTACGACATCCCCGTCTCCGAACTCACCGAACAATATCTTGATCACATCAAGGTTATCCAAACCTTCGATGTCGACCGTGCCGGCGAGTTCCTCGTCATGGCCGCCACCCTCCTCGAAATCAAATCTCAACTCCTCGTCCCACGCATCGACGAAGCCATCCGCGAGCGCTCCGGCGAAGAAGAGCTCACCGAAGAAGAACAAAACCGCCTCGACGAGTCCGACCCACGTTACGAACTCGTCCAGCAACTCCTCGCCTACAAACGATTCAAAGACGCATCGATCGAACTCGAACACCGCGAATACGAATGGCAAAACCGCTTCCAGTCCGCCCCCAAAAAGGCCATGGAAGACCCAGACGCGCAGCCCGAAGAACCTGAAATCGACCTCGCCGACATCAATGTCCTCGACCTCTGCCGCGCCTTCGGCCGCCTCCTCGACTCCATCGGACGTAAAAACTTCCACGAAGTCACCTACGACGACACACCCATCTCCGTCCATGCCGACGACATCTACGACCTCCTCGCATCCGACGGCCCCATGTCCCTCCAACAAATCTTCACAGGCCGCACCAACCGTTCCGAAATGATCGGCCTATTCCTCGCCACACTCGAACTCGCACGAAACAACCGCGTTACCATCCGACAAAACGCCGCTAAAGACGACATCGAACTCGTTCCCATCCCCGTCGAGGATCAAAACAAATCACTCGAAGACATCGATGCCTCAGAAAAATGGAAAAACCCCGAAACAGGCGAACTCGAATACGGTTGGCCCGACCTCCTTGGTTTCCAACATCACATGCGCCGTGAAAAAATGCGACGCACCGCAGAAGCCAAGCAAAAAGCCGAAGAAACAGGCGAAAAATTCAACGCAGCCGCATGGAAACGCGATCTCCGCCAATGGGAACGCGAGCAGTACCTCCGCTATGGTTTCCCTCCTCCTGTCTACAAAGAATCAAAACGCGCCAACCCCTTCGCAGCTAAAAACGCCCAAACTACAGGACATAATCCTGCAGCCGATCCCAATGGCGATGCAACCCAAGACGATGAATCCCCAGAAGATGACCATGAAACAGAGGGAGGATGGCTCAGCGAGGATGAAGAGGAATTCCTCCCCGAAGACCAGGACGCTCAACTCGATGAAATCGAGCGCAAACTTCAAGCCCACCGCCAGCGTAATGACGAACAAGACGCCGCTGATAAATCTAAGCAACAGTTAGATAATAATGAAGAGCAACAATAA